In the Desulfovibrio sp. genome, one interval contains:
- a CDS encoding TetR/AcrR family transcriptional regulator has product MGRAPGYDKEVLLKKLTDCFWEYGHSAPVSFLVEQAGVNAASLYAAFGSKKGMIHATIKDYAREACTEVTELLGKNSPGREQIRYFLQTLLDTGLADPKSRGCFLVNSILEAHSDDPEIGTILNTCMNDLRAIFQKHLTLAKDLRPGITAAEAALFLQVQVWGLKMMVKMGLPAESGQTIIEQTLCRLFADKPEIQKRTSQNRHGVGR; this is encoded by the coding sequence ATGGGTAGGGCTCCTGGTTACGATAAAGAAGTTTTGCTGAAAAAGCTCACCGACTGCTTTTGGGAATATGGGCATTCTGCCCCTGTGAGTTTTTTGGTTGAGCAGGCTGGTGTTAATGCGGCCAGCCTGTACGCCGCTTTTGGAAGTAAAAAGGGCATGATCCATGCCACCATAAAAGATTACGCCCGTGAAGCATGCACTGAAGTAACCGAGCTTCTGGGAAAAAACAGTCCTGGCCGCGAGCAGATACGATATTTTCTTCAAACCTTGCTGGATACAGGGCTGGCTGATCCCAAGTCCAGGGGATGTTTTCTTGTTAACAGCATACTTGAAGCACATTCCGATGATCCAGAGATCGGGACGATTCTTAATACCTGTATGAATGACCTGCGGGCAATTTTTCAAAAGCACCTTACCCTTGCAAAAGATTTGCGCCCAGGCATCACTGCGGCAGAGGCGGCGTTATTTCTTCAGGTACAGGTATGGGGCCTCAAGATGATGGTCAAAATGGGATTACCCGCGGAATCTGGGCAAACCATTATTGAACAGACGCTTTGCAGGTTGTTTGCTGATAAACCCGAAATTCAAAAAAGAACCAGCCAAAACCGGCACGGTGTGGGCAGATAA
- a CDS encoding cation-translocating P-type ATPase, whose amino-acid sequence MKLTQFDPSGATGLSEAEAALRLQREGFNEMPQGARRGVLSIAFEVMREPMFLLLVGCGSLYLLMGELSDALMLLAFVFVVMGITIVQERRTERALDALRDLSSPRALVIRDGQQRRIAGREVVRGDQILLSEGDRVPADAVLRYALNVAADESLLTGESVPVRKTSSQNAAGTGKPGGDDLPEVFSGSLITRGQGLAEVVATGVNTELGKIGRALESIEPAKTPLQNETGRIIKQLALIGIALCAVTIVAYGLTRGNTPQSWEQAILAGIAMAMAVLPEEFPVILTVFLAMGAWRISRCRVLTRRMPAIETLGAATVLCTDKTGTLTLNRMTVRQLHAGGQSFVASEGAKMPEAFRWLLEYGVLASKKEIFDPMERALHQMGNEYLGKTEHWHEQWEMVRDYPLSPELLAVTHVWRAPGTDNLVVATKGAPEAIAELCRLDEVQRIAMAAQVGKMAGEGLRVLGVARAIWPAKADSRAPLPDGPNDFVFEFLGLVGLEDPIRPTVPATIQECYRAGIRVIMITGDHPATAQSIAKQIGLRILPGAGIKVITGSDLEAISNEELTRRIRDVDVFARVVPEQKLRLVNSLKANGEIVAMTGDGVNDAPALKAAHIGIAMGGRGTDVAREASALILLDDDFSSIVQAIRLGRRIYDNIKKAVAYTVAIHVPIAGLSMAPVFVADLPLMLLPVHIVFLELIIDPACSLIFESEGAEKDVMLRPPRKPDEQLFNARVVSISLMQGVFVLASIFFMFWVAGMQGQPLDDSRRSFVFATLVFANLALIMTNRSWNRTIVTMFREPNAVLWWILGGAAVMLVLVLNVPVLRTLLHLNALQPKEFGFCLLAGLASVGWFEVYKLVRKNIHP is encoded by the coding sequence ATGAAGCTGACTCAGTTTGATCCATCTGGCGCCACAGGCCTGAGCGAGGCCGAGGCCGCCCTTCGACTACAGAGAGAAGGTTTCAACGAAATGCCTCAGGGTGCCAGGCGTGGCGTGCTCTCCATCGCCTTTGAGGTCATGCGGGAACCCATGTTTCTGCTTCTGGTGGGTTGCGGCAGCCTGTACCTGCTTATGGGTGAACTGTCGGACGCACTTATGCTGCTGGCATTCGTTTTTGTAGTTATGGGGATCACCATTGTTCAGGAGCGGCGAACGGAACGCGCGCTGGACGCATTGCGCGACCTCTCCAGCCCGCGCGCTCTGGTTATTCGCGATGGGCAGCAGCGGCGTATCGCCGGACGCGAGGTGGTTCGGGGTGATCAGATTCTGCTTTCAGAAGGCGACCGAGTTCCCGCAGATGCGGTGCTGCGCTATGCGCTCAACGTGGCGGCGGATGAATCTCTGCTGACAGGTGAGTCTGTGCCTGTTCGTAAAACAAGCTCCCAGAATGCCGCCGGAACAGGCAAGCCTGGTGGTGACGACCTCCCGGAAGTCTTTTCGGGCTCGCTCATCACAAGAGGGCAGGGGTTGGCCGAGGTGGTGGCCACCGGGGTTAATACAGAGCTTGGCAAGATAGGCAGGGCGCTTGAGTCCATTGAGCCAGCGAAGACGCCTCTTCAGAACGAGACAGGTCGTATAATCAAGCAGCTCGCTCTCATAGGGATAGCCCTGTGCGCTGTTACCATCGTGGCCTATGGCCTGACACGCGGCAATACGCCGCAGAGCTGGGAGCAAGCGATACTGGCGGGCATAGCCATGGCCATGGCCGTGCTTCCAGAGGAGTTTCCCGTCATACTGACCGTCTTTCTGGCCATGGGCGCGTGGCGAATTTCTCGCTGCCGCGTACTCACCCGGCGCATGCCTGCCATAGAAACCCTGGGAGCAGCAACCGTGCTTTGCACGGATAAAACCGGTACACTCACCCTCAACCGGATGACCGTGCGCCAGCTGCATGCAGGCGGTCAGAGCTTTGTTGCGAGCGAAGGCGCAAAAATGCCGGAGGCGTTCCGTTGGCTGCTGGAATACGGGGTGCTGGCCAGCAAAAAGGAAATTTTTGATCCCATGGAACGTGCCCTGCATCAGATGGGCAACGAATACCTGGGCAAGACCGAACACTGGCACGAGCAATGGGAAATGGTGCGCGACTACCCCCTGTCACCGGAGTTGCTGGCCGTGACTCATGTCTGGCGCGCGCCAGGCACTGACAATCTGGTTGTTGCCACCAAAGGCGCCCCTGAAGCCATAGCAGAACTGTGCCGCCTCGACGAGGTGCAGAGAATCGCCATGGCCGCTCAGGTGGGCAAAATGGCGGGCGAAGGGTTGCGTGTGCTCGGCGTTGCCCGGGCCATCTGGCCTGCCAAAGCAGATTCACGGGCTCCTTTGCCCGATGGGCCGAATGATTTTGTTTTCGAATTTCTGGGGCTCGTCGGTCTGGAGGATCCCATACGTCCCACGGTTCCGGCAACGATTCAGGAGTGCTACAGGGCGGGGATTAGGGTGATCATGATTACAGGTGACCACCCGGCCACTGCCCAGAGTATTGCCAAACAGATTGGGCTGCGCATCCTACCCGGCGCGGGCATCAAGGTCATTACCGGTTCTGATCTGGAGGCCATAAGCAACGAGGAGCTTACGCGGCGCATCAGGGATGTTGACGTATTTGCTCGCGTGGTGCCGGAGCAGAAGCTACGCCTAGTAAACTCCCTCAAGGCCAACGGAGAGATTGTGGCCATGACCGGGGACGGTGTGAACGATGCCCCTGCCCTCAAGGCGGCGCACATTGGCATTGCCATGGGCGGGCGTGGCACTGATGTGGCACGGGAGGCCTCGGCTCTGATACTGCTCGATGACGATTTTTCTTCAATTGTTCAGGCCATCCGGCTGGGTCGCCGCATATATGACAATATCAAAAAGGCAGTAGCCTACACTGTGGCCATTCACGTGCCCATAGCGGGTCTTTCGATGGCCCCGGTATTCGTTGCCGACTTGCCGCTCATGCTGTTGCCTGTCCACATCGTTTTTCTTGAACTCATCATTGATCCGGCCTGTTCGCTTATTTTCGAGTCTGAAGGCGCTGAAAAGGACGTTATGCTTCGACCACCACGAAAGCCGGACGAGCAGCTCTTTAATGCGCGCGTGGTAAGCATCAGCCTGATGCAGGGAGTCTTTGTACTGGCCTCCATATTTTTTATGTTCTGGGTGGCTGGCATGCAGGGGCAACCGCTGGATGATTCCAGACGATCCTTTGTCTTTGCCACGCTGGTTTTTGCAAATTTGGCGCTGATAATGACCAACCGCTCGTGGAACCGCACGATTGTCACCATGTTCAGGGAGCCAAACGCAGTACTGTGGTGGATACTGGGAGGAGCGGCGGTGATGCTGGTTCTTGTGCTCAATGTCCCGGTGCTCCGCACTCTTCTGCACTTGAATGCGCTGCAACCAAAAGAATTCGGCTTTTGCCTGCTGGCCGGTCTGGCAAGTGTTGGATGGTTTGAAGTGTACAAACTCGTGCGTAAAAACATACATCCATGA
- a CDS encoding sigma 54-interacting transcriptional regulator, whose amino-acid sequence MTVNRITALEEHLNDILDLMEVGIFLSDRRGITLRVNKAYESLTGIARERLEGFHVLDLQKQGIFNKVLNPVIVKTGKPASAVQEFGRGEKTLHLQSYPIFGSSGEVCFVVTFARDVTTIRSLQSQIDKQARLIQQYQARVETMLGSQKKIDGVFSSAPMQILLNTMTRIAATDVTVLLLGETGTGKDVLARIIHASSPRKDSVFIKIDCSSISEQLIESELFGYVKGAFTGANAQGKAGYFESADGGTLFLDEIGELPLPMQSRLLRVLQDQEIMRVGSPKAQKVDVRIIAATNRDLSADIEAGKFRQDLFYRLDVAKLIMPPLRERLEDIPLLTKHFLDKYNTKYNKSVTLSQKSLKALSYYSWPGNVRELQNIIQHIVITHDNIVVEPSSLPGRLRECLADKEDFSQPEELTPALPDTPTSLKEVMEGIEAELLAKAVQHYGSFNKTAEMFQINRSTLFRKLKRSRAYSSCVEGDECL is encoded by the coding sequence ATGACCGTTAACCGTATTACCGCACTGGAAGAGCACCTTAACGATATTCTTGACCTCATGGAGGTTGGCATTTTTTTGTCTGACCGGCGGGGTATCACGCTGCGGGTCAACAAGGCCTACGAATCCCTCACCGGAATAGCGCGCGAGCGCCTGGAAGGATTTCATGTGCTGGACCTGCAAAAACAGGGCATTTTTAACAAGGTGCTCAACCCCGTTATTGTCAAAACGGGTAAACCGGCAAGCGCGGTGCAGGAATTCGGCAGAGGAGAAAAAACGCTACATCTTCAGTCTTACCCGATCTTTGGATCCAGCGGTGAAGTCTGTTTTGTGGTAACCTTTGCCCGTGATGTCACAACTATCAGGTCTTTACAGAGCCAGATTGATAAGCAGGCCCGGCTGATTCAGCAATATCAGGCCCGTGTCGAAACCATGCTCGGTTCGCAAAAGAAAATAGACGGCGTTTTTTCAAGCGCCCCCATGCAGATATTGCTGAACACCATGACACGTATTGCCGCAACTGATGTTACCGTTCTTTTGCTTGGCGAAACAGGAACCGGTAAGGATGTCCTGGCCAGAATCATTCATGCCAGCAGCCCCCGAAAGGATTCAGTGTTTATCAAGATTGACTGCAGCAGCATTTCTGAACAGCTGATTGAATCGGAGCTGTTTGGTTATGTAAAAGGGGCTTTTACTGGTGCCAACGCCCAGGGCAAGGCGGGATATTTTGAAAGTGCAGACGGGGGAACGCTCTTTCTGGACGAAATAGGCGAGTTGCCGTTACCCATGCAATCCCGCTTGCTGCGTGTGCTGCAGGATCAGGAAATTATGCGGGTTGGTTCGCCCAAGGCGCAAAAGGTGGATGTAAGAATTATTGCCGCAACCAACAGGGATTTGTCTGCGGACATAGAAGCGGGGAAGTTTCGACAGGATCTGTTTTATAGGCTTGATGTGGCAAAGCTGATTATGCCTCCCTTGCGCGAGCGTCTTGAAGACATCCCGCTACTGACAAAACATTTTTTGGATAAATATAATACGAAATATAATAAATCAGTAACGTTATCACAAAAATCGCTCAAGGCTTTATCGTATTATTCCTGGCCCGGTAACGTGCGTGAACTACAAAATATCATTCAGCATATTGTTATTACACATGATAACATTGTGGTTGAACCGTCGTCTTTGCCCGGCCGCCTGCGCGAATGTCTGGCTGATAAAGAGGATTTTTCCCAACCAGAAGAGTTGACGCCAGCGCTGCCCGACACTCCCACATCTCTTAAAGAAGTGATGGAAGGTATAGAGGCAGAGCTGCTTGCCAAAGCTGTTCAGCACTACGGCTCATTCAACAAGACAGCTGAGATGTTTCAGATCAACAGGTCAACCTTATTCAGAAAACTTAAGCGCAGCCGGGCATACAGCTCTTGTGTTGAGGGCGATGAGTGTCTGTAG
- a CDS encoding ABC transporter substrate-binding protein encodes MKRLISLLYAALFFVICAAPCALAAQKFTIGFQPYDTISYQVIVNAELGLWKKYMPAGYELEFTPALQGTIVANNMLAGKAVAGYMSVMPATILCSKDQQAHIKMVGTVGMSDGTRCSVVLVRKDAPQFKSNEELAQWLNGKIIAAPKGSASDQYLRRFFDRYNVKPGEYLNQSIEVIATNFRTKKLDAASAWEPTVSRIADDVGEGIARIVADGSACGNPDLGILVMREDFIQDHRDAALGYLRSELEAQRYILDPANQVNVIEMVSKYATGIPKKVLWYSLYGKVPADRENPVREWKSFYFNQKELDNIKSVAPFLYKEKVIAVPELKEWVVDDSLAREVYKKAGYTPVSPDATLGYINGQKAQDCPFMD; translated from the coding sequence ATGAAGCGTTTAATTTCATTGTTGTACGCGGCATTGTTTTTTGTGATCTGCGCTGCGCCATGCGCGCTGGCAGCACAAAAATTTACCATCGGCTTTCAACCATACGATACCATTTCGTACCAGGTAATTGTTAACGCAGAGCTGGGCCTGTGGAAAAAATACATGCCCGCCGGATATGAGCTTGAGTTTACCCCCGCACTGCAAGGCACCATCGTTGCCAACAACATGCTGGCTGGCAAAGCCGTTGCCGGCTACATGAGCGTGATGCCGGCCACCATTCTGTGCTCCAAGGACCAACAGGCGCACATCAAGATGGTGGGCACCGTTGGCATGTCTGACGGAACGCGCTGTTCTGTGGTACTTGTGCGCAAGGATGCCCCCCAATTTAAAAGCAATGAAGAACTGGCCCAATGGCTGAACGGCAAGATCATTGCCGCGCCCAAAGGTAGCGCTTCCGACCAGTACCTCCGCCGTTTTTTCGACCGTTATAATGTTAAGCCTGGTGAATATCTCAACCAGTCCATTGAAGTTATTGCCACCAACTTTCGCACCAAAAAGCTGGATGCGGCTTCTGCTTGGGAACCGACCGTGTCGCGCATTGCCGATGACGTGGGCGAAGGTATTGCCCGTATCGTTGCCGACGGCAGCGCCTGCGGCAACCCGGACCTCGGTATTCTTGTAATGCGTGAAGACTTCATTCAGGACCACCGCGATGCAGCCCTCGGCTACCTTCGGTCAGAGCTCGAAGCGCAGCGGTACATTCTTGACCCCGCCAATCAGGTAAACGTCATCGAAATGGTTTCCAAGTACGCCACCGGCATCCCCAAGAAGGTGCTTTGGTACTCACTGTACGGCAAGGTTCCTGCTGATCGCGAAAACCCTGTGCGCGAATGGAAGTCTTTCTACTTCAACCAAAAGGAACTGGACAATATCAAGTCTGTGGCGCCCTTCCTTTACAAGGAAAAGGTCATTGCAGTGCCAGAGCTGAAGGAGTGGGTCGTAGACGACAGTCTGGCCCGCGAAGTCTACAAAAAAGCCGGATACACTCCGGTTTCGCCCGATGCCACCCTGGGCTACATCAACGGGCAAAAAGCACAGGATTGTCCTTTCATGGATTAA
- a CDS encoding ABC transporter permease → MSHPNSIDVSAVEEGVVSSGKLAFIRVKQWLQSPSPYLNVLGICGFVAVWYLTTEVLNLPLFNKLPGPRATFTEWVSQTPVYGISLYTSEYYQHIGISVWRVFQAFVLATCLGVPTGLFMGWKKKFRDYTFPLLEVLRPIPMLAWVPLAILMWPGREASIVFLTFLGSFFATVLNTLLGVESIDECYFRAASSLGASEKQIFFKVIVPGALPFIFTGLQISMGYAWFSLVAGEMLAGEFGLGYLIWNSYTLVQYPVIIIAMITLGVIGSLSSLLIRLVGDKLMQWKVREVAQ, encoded by the coding sequence TTGTCACATCCAAATTCCATTGACGTCAGTGCCGTCGAGGAAGGCGTGGTAAGCTCAGGAAAACTTGCCTTTATCAGGGTGAAACAATGGCTGCAGAGCCCTTCTCCCTACCTCAATGTGCTGGGTATCTGCGGATTTGTGGCCGTATGGTACCTGACAACGGAAGTGCTCAACCTGCCGCTTTTCAACAAGCTGCCGGGGCCCAGGGCAACATTTACGGAATGGGTGTCTCAAACCCCTGTCTACGGTATTTCTCTGTATACGTCTGAATACTATCAGCACATTGGCATAAGCGTATGGCGCGTTTTTCAGGCCTTTGTGCTGGCCACATGTCTGGGAGTGCCCACGGGGCTTTTCATGGGCTGGAAGAAAAAGTTCAGGGACTACACATTTCCGCTTCTTGAAGTTCTGCGGCCCATTCCCATGCTGGCATGGGTGCCGCTGGCCATTCTCATGTGGCCCGGCCGCGAAGCCTCCATTGTGTTTCTGACCTTTCTGGGTTCGTTTTTCGCAACTGTCCTCAACACGTTGCTTGGCGTGGAATCGATCGACGAATGCTATTTTCGGGCGGCCTCGTCTCTGGGCGCATCAGAAAAACAGATCTTTTTCAAGGTAATAGTACCGGGCGCGCTTCCTTTCATTTTTACCGGCCTGCAAATCAGCATGGGATATGCGTGGTTTTCGCTCGTTGCCGGTGAGATGCTGGCTGGCGAATTCGGCCTCGGCTATCTGATCTGGAACTCGTACACCCTCGTGCAGTATCCGGTCATCATTATCGCCATGATTACCCTGGGCGTCATAGGCTCGCTCAGCAGCCTTCTCATCCGCCTGGTAGGCGACAAGCTCATGCAGTGGAAAGTTCGGGAGGTTGCCCAATGA
- a CDS encoding ABC transporter ATP-binding protein, translating into MSQQIETACENAPRGAISIKNVSKIYDPDGARVLAVDNCSMEVEAGEFCVVVGPSGCGKTTLLNAIAGFHGISEGEIRLDGELLCAGNQQATPGSDRIVVFQNGALFPWFTVLENVTFGPVMQGVMPRNEAKDKALYMMGQMGLRNIAHNYPSEISSGMRRRVEIARAMMNNPRVLLLDEPFRAMDALTKTVVHQFLLDVYDKNKTTVFFITHDLDEAIFLGSKVYIMTTRPATIKKILTVDIPRPRDFRILASPEYQRLRDDCIAAVHEEAVKAFKAGEREM; encoded by the coding sequence ATGAGCCAGCAAATAGAAACCGCATGCGAAAATGCGCCCCGCGGCGCAATCAGCATCAAGAACGTTTCGAAAATTTATGATCCGGACGGCGCGCGGGTGCTGGCTGTGGACAACTGCAGCATGGAAGTCGAGGCGGGTGAATTCTGCGTAGTTGTGGGGCCTTCCGGCTGCGGCAAAACCACACTTCTTAACGCCATTGCGGGCTTTCACGGCATCAGCGAGGGCGAGATACGCCTTGACGGAGAGCTGCTCTGCGCTGGCAACCAGCAGGCCACGCCAGGCTCAGACCGCATTGTGGTATTTCAGAACGGCGCGCTGTTTCCCTGGTTTACCGTTCTTGAAAACGTCACCTTCGGCCCTGTCATGCAGGGCGTGATGCCCAGAAACGAGGCCAAGGACAAAGCCCTGTACATGATGGGCCAGATGGGCCTCAGAAACATTGCCCACAACTATCCCAGCGAAATTTCATCGGGCATGCGCAGGCGTGTGGAAATCGCCCGCGCCATGATGAACAATCCGCGCGTACTGCTGCTCGATGAACCCTTCCGCGCCATGGATGCCCTGACAAAGACCGTTGTGCACCAGTTCTTGCTGGACGTGTATGACAAGAACAAAACCACGGTGTTCTTCATTACTCACGACCTTGATGAGGCCATTTTTCTTGGCAGCAAGGTTTACATCATGACCACACGCCCGGCCACCATAAAAAAAATTCTCACTGTGGATATTCCGCGCCCCCGTGATTTTCGCATTCTTGCATCGCCTGAATACCAGCGCCTGCGTGATGACTGTATCGCGGCTGTGCACGAAGAAGCGGTCAAGGCATTTAAGGCCGGCGAACGGGAAATGTAG
- a CDS encoding ABC transporter permease → MTQLAMAPTSPSFATFFKKKIATISLMRGLISIVAFTIIWEFCAMLHVPIIGNVPAPSEVITSLMVQVKLPHYWQSWGDSMLRIFIGFIIAQIVGVPLGLFLGANQKAREVIFPIFEIMRPVPPLAWVPVSVIFWPSAEMSMIFVTFLGAFFTVVLNIVEGITSIDVRYVRAAYSLGSTKNDIFWRIMLPASLPSVVVGMTVGMGITWAVVVAAEMIATNSGLGYLTWRGYVAGEYPLIVVGMMSIGIAGYFSSALIRWIGNRFTPWNHSR, encoded by the coding sequence ATGACACAATTAGCCATGGCACCCACGTCTCCGTCTTTCGCCACTTTTTTCAAAAAAAAGATCGCAACCATTTCCCTGATGCGGGGCCTGATTTCCATTGTGGCCTTCACCATAATCTGGGAATTCTGCGCGATGCTCCATGTGCCCATTATCGGCAATGTGCCCGCGCCTTCCGAGGTCATTACCTCGCTGATGGTACAGGTCAAACTTCCCCACTACTGGCAATCGTGGGGCGACAGCATGCTGCGCATCTTTATTGGCTTTATTATCGCCCAGATTGTCGGCGTGCCTCTGGGGCTGTTTCTTGGTGCAAACCAGAAAGCCCGGGAAGTCATCTTTCCTATTTTTGAAATCATGCGCCCGGTGCCCCCTCTGGCCTGGGTGCCGGTTTCAGTCATTTTTTGGCCGTCCGCAGAAATGAGCATGATTTTTGTTACGTTTTTGGGAGCATTTTTTACCGTTGTGCTCAACATTGTTGAAGGCATCACCAGCATAGATGTGCGCTACGTGCGTGCGGCCTATTCCCTTGGCTCGACCAAGAACGACATTTTCTGGCGCATAATGCTGCCCGCCAGTTTGCCCAGCGTGGTTGTGGGCATGACGGTAGGCATGGGCATTACCTGGGCCGTGGTGGTGGCAGCTGAAATGATCGCTACCAACAGCGGGCTTGGCTACCTGACATGGCGCGGCTACGTGGCTGGCGAATACCCGCTGATTGTTGTGGGGATGATGAGCATCGGCATAGCAGGATACTTCTCTTCGGCTCTGATTCGCTGGATAGGCAACCGCTTCACCCCTTGGAACCATTCAAGGTAG
- a CDS encoding ABC transporter ATP-binding protein, which yields MLKDKAPGAQAVSGEMKIEAISKSYGSDIMQKWVVQDCSFTLEKGKLTVLVGPSGCGKSTLINLLAGYEKPTSGSILIDGQPVTSPGPDRLVVFQETALFPWMTTYENVSYGPRVRREMPAADLREKTMQLLEMVGLEDFRDKYPPQLSGGMQRRAELVRAMINHPKVMMMDEPFRGLDAMTRSLMQEYYVRIFEEYQDTNLFVTSELEEGIFLADRLVILTNQPCRVKQIIEVNLPRPRNFSIMGSPEYLEIKREALELLHEEAMKSFATGAVNAADFLEAYSQMGEDQAKPKARR from the coding sequence ATGCTCAAAGACAAAGCCCCAGGCGCACAGGCCGTTTCCGGAGAAATGAAAATTGAAGCCATTTCCAAATCCTACGGCTCAGATATCATGCAGAAATGGGTAGTGCAGGACTGCTCGTTTACCCTCGAAAAAGGCAAACTGACAGTTCTGGTTGGCCCTTCCGGTTGTGGCAAGAGCACGCTTATCAACCTTTTGGCCGGGTATGAAAAACCCACGTCGGGCTCCATTCTGATAGACGGGCAGCCGGTTACAAGCCCCGGCCCCGACCGCCTGGTGGTGTTTCAGGAAACGGCGCTCTTTCCCTGGATGACCACCTACGAAAACGTCAGCTACGGCCCACGGGTACGCCGGGAAATGCCTGCTGCCGATCTGCGCGAAAAGACCATGCAGCTTCTGGAAATGGTTGGCCTTGAAGATTTTCGCGACAAGTACCCCCCGCAGCTTTCCGGCGGCATGCAACGCCGGGCCGAGCTGGTACGGGCCATGATAAACCATCCCAAAGTCATGATGATGGACGAGCCGTTTCGCGGTCTGGATGCCATGACGCGTTCATTGATGCAGGAATATTATGTGCGCATCTTTGAGGAATATCAGGACACCAACCTTTTTGTTACCTCGGAACTGGAAGAAGGCATCTTTCTTGCCGATCGGCTGGTCATACTGACCAACCAGCCCTGCCGCGTGAAGCAGATCATAGAGGTCAATCTGCCGCGCCCACGCAATTTTTCAATCATGGGATCGCCGGAATATCTTGAAATAAAACGTGAGGCCCTTGAGCTGCTGCACGAAGAAGCAATGAAGTCTTTTGCCACAGGGGCCGTCAATGCGGCCGATTTTCTTGAGGCTTACTCCCAGATGGGCGAAGACCAGGCCAAACCGAAAGCGCGGAGGTAG